The sequence below is a genomic window from Phoenix dactylifera cultivar Barhee BC4 chromosome 8, palm_55x_up_171113_PBpolish2nd_filt_p, whole genome shotgun sequence.
CTGGGGTTTCTGCCGCGGCTCTGCGTCCGGAATTTGATTGGCTTCGGCTCGGATTTCCGGGGTACAATGGAGGAGAGCAGCTCTTGGGTGAGGGGGGCCAAGTTCTCGCATGCCGTCTGCCACTGGTTGGATTCTTCTCGGCTGCCGGCGATCCCGCTTTCCAACCAGGCTGATcgtgatgtgcagttgaagatGAATAGCTCGACTTTGGATCTTTGTACATTGGCATCAGTTTCTTCAGCGACCGATCGACTGAATCAGAAGGACTCGATCTGGCATTCTTCTAGCACGCCGTCGTTTCCTTTGCCGTCGCGGCCCGACAGCAATCGTGGATCCAAGCCAGGGAGGTCAAGTTTAGAGAATTCTAGCTTTTCTTTTCATGGTGATCAAGATTCTAAATGGAAACCGAAGAGTTGGAGTTTACAGTCTTCCAGTTCTTCCTCCGATCAAGATCCTAAATTGAAGCTGAAAAGTTCCAACTCTTGCGAGGCCTTGGACTCTTCTTCGATAAGGTTCCAATTAGGTTCTGTTTCTCATAAATCAGAGTCACTATCAGATGATGCATGGAAATCCAAACCCAAGCAGAGGTCTTTGTCTCCACTTCCAGCTACCATCCTTTCTGATGCCTTCAAAGAAGGTAGGGCTAGTGGGAGGAGATTCTCAACCCCACCACCTAGCAGGAAGGGATCAGATAATAGCGTCTTTAGCAAATTGTTCTCCAGAGAAGCCCGTGATCATAATGCTCTCAAATCAAAATCACCTCCCTTCAGTCCCCCTCTCGAGCACTTGTCCTCTATGAAAGCCTTGGATAAGCATAAGAGTAAGGAGAGTCCCTGGGCGAGATATATGGACCATGGTGGAGGGAGGGTTAATGCTGTGGAGACCACCGATGAGTGGATGGTTGATCTTTCCCAGCTGTACCTGGGGCTTAGATTTGCTTCAGGAGCTCATAGTCGGTTGTATCATGGTATTTATAAGGATCAGCCTGTTGCTGTGAAAATTATTAGGCAACCTGAtgatgatgaaaatggagtCATGGCTGCCCGACTGGAGAAACAGTTCACTAGAGAAGTCACCCTTCTGTCTCATCTCCATCACCGAAATGTAATTAAGGTACCTACCATATATCTATCTTTTGGGTAATCGTTGTTGACTCTGCTCGTTGTTTCCATTATATATTTCTTCCGTCAGATTGATCTATTGTGCTTTCAGTGCTTTGCTCTTCTGATTACAACTGAAGAATACCCACCCAATTAACTTGTCTGCACATTGTGTGTTCCCAGAAGTATAATGATCTCTAATTActgattaattatatatatacatatatatatatatatatatatatatatatttatataattatgtCTTCTTAAAGTGGCCTCCTATATATCAACATAATCAACTGAAGAGTTCCCAGTGAGTGCTTCTGTTGTGCTCTAATGTTTCTTTGGTCAAACATGTAAGCAATAAGTATGATATTTGTGTTCTTGACATTTTACCCATATATATGGAGCATTATTTGCTATCTCTGTTCAGGACGACTTCGTGGGCGGTTCTCTTTTTTTGGTACGTGTGGGTGGTTCTTTATGCATGGGTGTTTTTAGCTCTTCACAACTTTCTAATGGATTAATGTAGTCAAACTGAAGTTGGTTGCAATTTTTAACCATCTTCTTTAAAATCTTTATCCTGAATTCAAAATGAAATTACTCTATATACCATTGGCAAGATGGGTGAGTGCAGATATTGTGTACTTGAAAATTCTTATGTTAAAACTATGAATAGAACTCTGGAGTTGGAGTGGTAAGAATAGGGATAGTTtgtctctcaatcttttaattttggagTAGTGGGGAAGTAATAAAATGGAAATGAAAGCTATTTAATATAAAGTTGTGCAGAAAAGATTAGCAACCTTTTATTGCTCAAGGCATCCACCTTAATGTGGCAAATTTTCAGGAAGAGGAAAGTGAGGCCATTAGGTGATAGCATATCAAATTTTTCAGACAACATACATAATATGCATGTTAGGTAGGCTAGCACTTTCATAAACTCCAATAACTGTTTGTACCAAAAAGcagcaaaaaaaattatagctaAGTTTGGGTTGATTAAGGGCCTATCTTTATAGATTTATCATGTCAAGACTTCTCTGGTAC
It includes:
- the LOC103708548 gene encoding mitogen-activated protein kinase kinase kinase 11-like, which codes for MWIRRPSLDVLKGVLGSVFRSPRLCLNLGFLPRLCVRNLIGFGSDFRGTMEESSSWVRGAKFSHAVCHWLDSSRLPAIPLSNQADRDVQLKMNSSTLDLCTLASVSSATDRLNQKDSIWHSSSTPSFPLPSRPDSNRGSKPGRSSLENSSFSFHGDQDSKWKPKSWSLQSSSSSSDQDPKLKLKSSNSCEALDSSSIRFQLGSVSHKSESLSDDAWKSKPKQRSLSPLPATILSDAFKEGRASGRRFSTPPPSRKGSDNSVFSKLFSREARDHNALKSKSPPFSPPLEHLSSMKALDKHKSKESPWARYMDHGGGRVNAVETTDEWMVDLSQLYLGLRFASGAHSRLYHGIYKDQPVAVKIIRQPDDDENGVMAARLEKQFTREVTLLSHLHHRNVIKMAAACKKPPVFCIITEYLSRGSLRAFLHKLEHKSLPLQKLIAIALDIARGMEYIHSQGVIHRDLKPENILFDEDLCVKIADFGIACEEAYCDVLAEDPGTFRWMAPEMIKHKHYGRKVDVYSFGLVLWEMITGRVPYEDMTPIQAAFAVVDKNLRPVIPPDCPAALRALVEQCWALHPEKRPEFWQIVKVLEQFESAVARDGTLDPIPNLTSQDHKKRLLHWILKLKRSHADGSRQLVPKLL